The proteins below are encoded in one region of Corvus hawaiiensis isolate bCorHaw1 chromosome 3, bCorHaw1.pri.cur, whole genome shotgun sequence:
- the CALM2 gene encoding calmodulin-2, with the protein MADQLTEEQIAEFKEAFSLFDKDGDGTITTKELGTVMRSLGQNPTEAELQDMINEVDADGNGTIDFPEFLTMMARKMKDTDSEEEIREAFRVFDKDGNGYISAAELRHVMTNLGEKLTDEEVDEMIREADIDGDGQVNYEEFVQMMTAK; encoded by the exons GCTGATCAACTGACAGAAGAGCAGATTGCAG AATTCAAAGAAGCTTTTTCACTATTTGACAAGGATGGTGATGGTACTATAACTACAAAGGAGTTGGGAACAGTGATGAGATCACTTGGTCAAAACCCCACAGAAGCAGAGCTACAGGATATGATCAATGAAGTAGATGCTGATG GCAATGGTACAATTGACTTTCCAGAGTTTCTGACAATGAtggcaagaaaaatgaaagatacAGATAGTGAAGAAGAAATTAGAGAAGCGTTCCGTGTCTTTGACAAG gATGGTAATGGTTACATTAGTGCTGCAGAACTCCGTCATGTGATGACAAATCTGGGGGAGAAGCTAACAGATGAAGAAGTTGATGAAATGATTAGGGAAGCAGACATTGATGGTGATGGTCAAGTAAACTATGAAG AGTTTGTACAAATGATGACAGCGAAGTGA